From the Haloarcula sp. H-GB4 genome, one window contains:
- a CDS encoding BMP family ABC transporter substrate-binding protein: MVNTNRTISRREMLGALGATGITALAGCSGGSDDTNTADGTTTSDDGGSGSDSVTAAWVYISEVGDLGWSHAHDEGRKAVDEKYDWLETEYTEAVAPEDSERVFEQYAQGDADIVFGTTFGYQDPMFNIAEQYPDTYFEHATGYRTRENMGRYMGRIYQPRYLAGQAAGMVTENNTIGYVAAFPIPEVIRSINAMALGARSVNPDATFKIRWVNAWFDPQTSKQAANSLIDEGCDVISQEQDSPAPVRAANEADVWASGYNAPMGEFGGDNYLISPVWNWEEVYDPTISAVRDGTWESDAFWGGMETNLPTLDEWGPEVPQEVKDTVAETEEEIVNGELDVWADSPFEGESDEFLFQNMNSFVDAVEGEVPE; encoded by the coding sequence ATGGTGAATACCAACCGAACGATATCGCGGCGGGAGATGCTGGGTGCGCTTGGGGCGACAGGAATAACCGCACTAGCCGGCTGTAGTGGCGGGAGCGACGACACAAACACGGCTGACGGCACGACGACCAGTGACGATGGGGGCTCCGGGTCGGACTCCGTCACCGCTGCCTGGGTGTACATCTCAGAGGTTGGCGACCTCGGGTGGTCCCACGCCCATGACGAGGGGCGAAAGGCGGTCGACGAAAAGTACGACTGGCTGGAAACCGAGTATACGGAGGCTGTCGCGCCAGAAGACTCGGAGCGTGTTTTCGAGCAGTACGCACAGGGTGACGCCGACATCGTCTTTGGAACGACGTTTGGCTACCAGGACCCGATGTTCAACATTGCGGAACAGTACCCCGACACGTACTTCGAACACGCGACCGGCTATCGCACCCGGGAGAACATGGGACGATACATGGGCCGGATCTACCAGCCCCGATATCTGGCCGGGCAGGCGGCCGGGATGGTGACCGAGAACAACACCATCGGCTACGTCGCCGCGTTCCCGATCCCCGAAGTCATTCGCTCCATCAACGCAATGGCGCTCGGCGCGCGGTCTGTGAATCCGGACGCGACGTTCAAAATCCGGTGGGTCAACGCGTGGTTCGACCCACAGACCTCAAAGCAGGCGGCCAACTCGCTTATCGATGAGGGATGTGACGTCATCTCACAGGAGCAGGACTCCCCCGCTCCGGTCAGAGCCGCAAACGAGGCAGACGTATGGGCCTCCGGCTACAACGCGCCGATGGGCGAATTCGGCGGCGACAACTACCTCATCTCGCCGGTGTGGAACTGGGAAGAGGTGTACGACCCGACCATTTCGGCGGTTCGGGACGGGACCTGGGAATCCGATGCCTTCTGGGGCGGCATGGAGACGAACCTTCCCACGCTCGACGAGTGGGGACCAGAGGTCCCGCAAGAGGTCAAAGACACCGTCGCCGAAACGGAAGAAGAAATCGTCAACGGCGAACTCGATGTCTGGGCCGACTCGCCGTTCGAGGGCGAGAGCGACGAGTTCCTTTTCCAGAACATGAACAGTTTCGTCGACGCCGTCGAGGGCGAAGTGCCGGAGTAA